A window of Fundulus heteroclitus isolate FHET01 chromosome 15, MU-UCD_Fhet_4.1, whole genome shotgun sequence contains these coding sequences:
- the casp8ap2 gene encoding CASP8-associated protein 2 isoform X2, with protein sequence METCDESSFVAPGADEDSVDIYEGLDGGIDSNTEKSPPVSSQLKDSMDLYEDIVAEEQQNRDCRYSELKSRFEAAQKQIKELHRRLEQMELQNTRLTTENNRLKKNISALLRTARQEVVRKDAEIQRLTQRAGRFPHYHPSKTKSIQDPNWVGRTSIRSSIRTLSPQSPPNSQSKEELPLVDAPQPTTKAPCDFSRSTTPPLHNHSQRGQEVAKKQTEPGRHESRDREERNESQKLSASTDRRLRNGSHHDKDSDQKQVHNGDKDTGQGCGSRSHKYRKSQNIERHCRSDGAKTSSQERLSTAASSEQQNEGSKVQRRDEARTASLEHDKAQHYPSGGNCLPEYRRISKSHTYDRWSSSKDKKSSSPEQSKRSGEGSKERERDQHRDHQRRADRCRDEVERRRHRKSSQKENSREHRKHRAKQPERRREKKAKDVKRSAGEPDASMSVDENNSNKKLCFMETLNLTLSPIKKHVLPKDSSAQLPKVDGSVEEQSAEEHSQPDMDDLCVIDEVDSSELQAELEHVAERPTQDLTAPSNQTISDSSDVDDGMENAKNGNESAGETLSVLSSPPQRQSQDATGGEEPVPCKDLSSKSCSSPAADDSEHCEKLVSGGQLAGHGQLEVTESSQPSDTSPSIGEQQKSTEVQSTQPDHAADLLADGTEAAAAVNSDETAVPASVSIDAANNAAASPQPKDSDDPEHRLEKARTTGQRCVHAVSPAQPGLCLPSSTSVPQGNDHLGQLERSKDPDSVSSSICLDSFPQEGLSLSEAIYVMTQTDEDPADDGDVSSQPHSSVGYIGVSKVSSTTEEDMYLGKSSALTVTPQKTCSQDPHAEPSSSVSLPHDEDSMMHTLSNLRRIPEAISPLRSPIQTAKRSLLHVQSKLAHVKSLQKDFSTIAVENNLKKLDVNKENKYPGSPANREAQNMASDQTSSRIDMELEEGEILSESDEAASSSHVPATKKAKLTEPVKNKPSITSLRKPPEEGRVVSKEPHDSAALSTHSPRSRFKSVCPAVSKTSFSTIEEIMETFKLVRTEMRKKYMKLHKTFPKKSFYGVMDNFQKSFVEFVDGAQFGQMCSEPEELKSKLRMLIASVFTKVFNNGIVKRIFEQQAVNLKQKLWDFVDNQVDYLFLEIRTTLKRLCQPVRAPVKVKRSNGEETDFQQTPVKKPLSKQNESNSHNSSPNGTKSCAVVPYRTGLGSRGKDIRMSHTEEDSTSRVHPPERANKQDTVDFLSCSNLLPSPEKNTIPSLVSSQNGSLLDKTDFELLTEQQASSLTFNLVRDSQMGEIFKCLLQGSDLLESTGMPGDGTTWSVGTPRKDGERFFGFSTPSKFLSPSKSEASSRLISTWSSISPRKRSSPCAKDKIPLNPALFDESCLLEVPSGNAVLLQGCLAAEKSYSILAEDLAVSLTIPSPLKSDGSLSFLQPAGTGIQVVSTPDSVINAHISEDALLEGEDATEQDIHLALDNSSCSSKDSTASETPASGLVFKPDVPMQALVMEKSNDHFVVRIRQMSVAAEPTLIAQESLSQTLVKRDRLRKGAYASAQECQNNISHCTVLPSENKPCLPERPRVCQPDLKSDTQEQRGIPTNNSPKQRQAVSSQSEKTSPQTAPSDASLNTSSQSSHHVTVTDGGRTQPRVEKAFPSESHKPSVSSKRAASSSCVPSAPLSPASNKESRVAQADLYDSNVSESEKSLTIDTSSSSEKTLRGCGQLRKRKKRQGKLKTKRSKKEENGLQEASPSKSLSPAALSPSSLSAKNIVRKKGEVVMAWTRDEDRAILMYLKTKGASRETFSTLSEKLNKPSSQVAHRFYQLMKLFKKQEEMDT encoded by the exons AATACCAGGTTGACGACCGAAAACAATCGTCTTAAGAAGAACATCTCGGCACTTTTACGAACAGCAAGGCAAGAAGTTGTTCGGAAAGATGCTGAGATTCAAAGGTTGACCCAGCG GGCTGGAAGGTTTCCTCATTACCATCCGTCTAAGACAAAAAGTATACAGGATCCGAATTGGGTTGGTCGGACCTCCATCCGCTCCTCAATTAGAACACTTTCACCACAATCTCCTCCAAATTCACAGTCTAAGGAGGAGCTCCCTTTAGTAGATGCTCCTCAACCTACGACCAAAGCACCTTGTGATTTCAGCAGATCTACAACCCCCCCACTTCATAACCACTCTCAAAGAGGACAGGAAGTAGCTAAGAAACAGACTGAACCAGGCAGGCACGAGTccagagacagagaggagagaaatGAGAGTCAGAAACTGTCTGCTTCAACAGATCGGAGGCTTAGAAATGGTTCGCATCACGACAAGGACTCTGACCAAAAGCAGGTACACAATGGGGATAAAGACACTGGACAAGGGTGCGGCTCTCGGTCGCACAAATACAGGAAATCCCAAAACATAGAGAGACACTGCCGATCAGATGGAGCTAAAACTTCTTCACAAGAACGTCTGAGCACTGCAGCCTCCTCTGAACAGCAGAACGAAGGCAGTAAAGTCCAGAGAAGAGATGAAGCTAGAACAGCTTCTCTAGAGCACGATAAAGCTCAACATTACCCGTCAGGTGGAAACTGCCTCCCTGAGTACAGAAGAATCTCCAAAAGTCACACATATGATAGGTGGTCCAGTTCAAAGGACAAGAAAAGCTCTTCTCCAGAGCAGTCTAAGCGCTCCGGTGAGGGCAGTAAAGAACGAGAAAGAGATCAACACAGAGATCATCAAAGACGCGCAGATAGGTGTAGGGATGAAGTCGAGAGAAGGCGTCACAGGAAAAGCAGTCAGAAAGAGAACAGCAGAGAGCACAGGAAGCACAGAGCTAAACAGCCAGAAAGAAGACGGGAAAAGAAAGCTAAAGATGTCAAAAGGTCAGCTGGAGAGCCAGACGCAAGTATGTCTGTGGATGAAAATAATTCAAACAAGAAACTGTGCTTCATGGAAACATTGAATCTGACCCTCTCACCAATCAAAAAGCATGTTCTGCCCAAAGACAGCAGCGCCCAACTCCCAAAAGTAGACGGTTCTGTTGAAGAGCAATCAGCGGAGGAACACTCCCAGCCCGACATGGACGACCTGTGCGTCATCGATGAGGTAGACAGCAGTGAGCTACAAGCAGAACTAGAACATGTTGCTGAGCGACCCACACAGGACCTCACAGCCCCGAGTAACCAGACGATCAGTGACAGTTCTGATGTGGACGACGGGATGGAAAATGCCAAAAATGGGAATGAGTCTGCCGGCGAAACCCTTTCTGTCCTGAGTAGTCCCCCCCAACGCCAATCCCAGGATGCAACAGGGGGCGAAGAGCCGGTGCCCTGTAAAGACCTGTCTTCAAAGAGCTGTTCTTCACCAGCAGCGGATGACTCAGAGCATTGTGAGAAACTGGTCTCAGGCGGCCAGCTAGCTGGACATGGTCAACTGGAGGTCACAGAGAGCTCTCAGCCCAGCGACACGTCTCCATCCATCGGGGAGCAACAGAAAAGCACCGAAGTACAAAGCACCCAGCCTGACCATGCAGCTGATCTTCTTGCTGATGGgacagaagctgctgctgctgttaatTCAGATGAAACTGCTGTTCCAGCGAGTGTGTCGATAGATGCAGCCAACAACGCTGCAGCATCACCTCAGCCAAAGGACTCTGATGATCCTGAACACAGGCTGGAGAAAGCCAGAACGACAGGTCAACGGTGCGTTCACGCTGTTTCACCAGCTCAGCCAGGTCTCTGCCTCCCATCTTCAACCAGCGTACCTCAGGGGAACGATCATCTCGGTCAACTGGAACGCTCCAAAGACCCAGATTCAGTGTCCAGCTCCATCTGTCTGGATTCATTTCCACAGGAAGGGCTGAGTCTCTCGGAAGCCATTTATGTTATGACGCAGACAGACGAGGACCCCGCTGATGACGGGGACGTCAGCAGCCAGCCCCACTCTTCTGTTGGCTACATCGGAGTGTCCAAGGTGAGCAGCACAACAGAGGAGGACATGTACCTGGGGAAATCCAGTGCCCTCACCGTCACACCTCAGAAGACTTGCAGCCAGGACCCCCACGCTGAGCCGTCCAGCTCCGTGTCATTGCCTCACGATGAAGACTCCATGATGCACACACTAAGCAATCTAAGGAGGATCCCTGAAGCCATCAGCCCCCTGAGGAGCCCCATACAGACAGCTAAGAGAAGTCTCCTCCATGTGCAAAGCAAGCTCGCGCATGTGAAGAGTCTTCAGAAAG ATTTTTCTACCATTGCTGTTGAGAACAACTTGAAGAAGTTGGACGTTAACAAGGAGAACAAATATCCAGGTTCTCCTGCTAATCGAGAGGCACAGAACATGGCGTCTGACCAGACTTCAAGCCGTATTGACATGGAACTGGAAGAAGGGGAGATTTTAAGCGAGAGTGATGAGGCAGCTTCAAGTTCTCACGTTCCTGCTACCAAGAAGGCAAAGTTAACAGAACCGGTCAAGAATAAACCAAGCATCACATCTTTAAGAAAACCACCTGAAGAAGGCCGGGTTGTTTCCAAGGAGCCTCATGATTCAGCTGCCCTCTCCACACACAGTCCTAGAAGTCGTTTTAAGAGCGTTTGCCCAGCAGTTAGCAAAACATCGTTTTCAACTATAGAGGAAATCATGGAGACGTTCAAGCTGGTTCGCACAGAGATGCGAAAGAAATACATGAAGCTCCACAAAACATTCCCTAAGAAAAGCTTTTATGGTGTGATGGACAATTTTCAGAAGTCCTTTGTAGAGTTTGTGGATGGTGCTCAGTTTGGCCAAATGTGCAGTGAGCCTGAGGAGCTGAAGTCTAAGTTGAGGATGCTGATTGCATCTGTGTTTACCAAGGTGTTCAATAATGGCATTGTCAAACGCATTTTTGAACAGCAAGCGGTCAATCTAAAGCAAAAGCTGTGGGACTTTGTAGATAACCAAGTGGACTACTTGTTTTTGGAAATCCGCACAACACTGAAGAGGCTCTGCCAACCTGTGAGGGCTCCTGTTAAAGTCAAAAGGTCCAATGGAGAGGAAACCGACTTTCAGCAGACTCCTGTCAAAAAGCCACTGTCTAAACAGAACGAGTCCAATTCCCATAACTCCAGCCCTAATGGGACCAAGTCATGCGCTGTGGTCCCTTACAGAACCGGCCTTGGAAGCAGAGGTAAAGACATCCGGATGTCACACACAGAAGAAGACTCCACCTCTCGTGTTCATCCTCCAGAACGGGCAAATAAACAAGATACGGTCGATTTCCTTTCCTGCAGCAATCTCCTCCCATCTCCAGAGAAGAATACAATACCTTCTTTGGTGAGCTCTCAGAACGGCTCCTTGCTGGATAAAACTGACTTTGAGCTTCTCACAGAACAACAAGCTTCCAGTTTGACATTCAATTTAGTTAGAGATTCTCAGATGGGAGAAATATTCAAATGTCTTCTTCAAGGATCTGACTTATTGGAGAGCACGGGGATGCCTGGTGACGGCACCACGTGGTCAGTTGGTACTCCAAGGAAGGATGGAGAAAGATTTTTTGGCTTCTCCACACCATCGAAATTCCTGTCACCATCCAAGTCTGAAGCTTCGTCCAGACTCATTTCTACCTGGTCTAGCATTTCCCCCCGAAAGAGGTCATCCCCGTGTGCCAAAGATAAGATCCCCCTTAACCCAGCCCTGTTTGATGAAAGTTGCCTCTTAGAGGTTCCATCTGGAAACGCAGTGCTGCTGCAGGGCTGCCTTGCAGCAGAGAAATCATATTCTATTTTAGCCGAAGACCTGGCAGTCTCTCTAACAATACCGTCTCCTCTTAAATCTGACGGCAGCCTCAGTTTCCTACAGCCAGCAGGCACTGGGATACAAGTGGTGTCCACTCCAGACAGCGTCATCAATGCTCACATAAGTGAGGATGCCCTGCTGGAGGGGGAAGATGCCACAGAGCAGGACATTCACCTGGCTCTGGACAactccagctgcagctctaaaGACAGCACCGCCTCAGAAACACCTGCCAGTGGTTTAGTCTTCAAGCCTGATGTTCCCATGCAGGCGCTGGTGATGGAGAAGTCCAATGATCACTTTGTCGTAAGGATTCGTCAGATGAGTGTAGCTGCAGAACCCACGCTGATTGCCCAGGAGAGCTTAAGCCAGACGCTGGTAAAACGAGATCGGCTACGTAAAGGAGCATATGCATCTGCCCAGGAATGTCAAAACAATATCAGTCACTGCACGGTTCTACCTTCAGAGAACAAGCCCTGTCTTCCTGAAAGGCCAAGAGTCTGTCAGCCAGACCTTAAATCAGACACCCAGGAACAAAGAGGCATTCCTACAAACAATTCACCCAAGCAAAGACAAGCCGTTTCCTCTCAGTCTGAGAAAACCTCGCCTCAAACTGCTCCCTCAGATGCCAGTTTAAACACCAGTTCTCAAAGTTCCCACCATGTAACAGTCACAGATGGTGGAAGGACACAGCCCAGGGTAGAAAAAGCATTTCCATCTGAGTCACATAAGCCAAGTGTTTCCTCTAAAAGAGCTGCTTCCAGCAGCTGTGTTCCAAGCGCCCCTTTAAGCCCAGCCTCAAATAAAGAGAGCCGAGTGGCACAGGCAGATTTGTATGACTCGAATGTATCAGAGTCAGAAAAGAGTCTCACCATTGACACAAGCAGCTCATCTGAGAAAACCCTGCGGGGCTGCGGACAGCTCAGGAAACGCAAAAAACGGCAGGGGAAACTGAAAACCAAGAGGTCTAAAAAGGAGGAGAATGGCCTGCAGGAGGCGTCCCCGTCCAAGAGTCTTTCACCTGCAGCTCTGTCCCCCAGCAGTCTGTCTGCCAAGAACATCGTCAGAAAGAAGGGCGAGGTGGTGATGGCATGGACCAG AGATGAAGATCGAGCTATTCTGATGTACCTGAAGACCAAAGGAGCTTCACGGGAGACGTTCTCTACACTGTCGGAGAAACTAAACAAGCCATCAAGCCAG gTTGCTCACAGGTTTTACCAGCTCATGAAGCTTTTTAAGAAGCAAGAGGAAATGGATACTTGA
- the casp8ap2 gene encoding CASP8-associated protein 2 isoform X1, with translation METCDESSFLTSCDCAVVAPGADEDSVDIYEGLDGGIDSNTEKSPPVSSQLKDSMDLYEDIVAEEQQNRDCRYSELKSRFEAAQKQIKELHRRLEQMELQNTRLTTENNRLKKNISALLRTARQEVVRKDAEIQRLTQRAGRFPHYHPSKTKSIQDPNWVGRTSIRSSIRTLSPQSPPNSQSKEELPLVDAPQPTTKAPCDFSRSTTPPLHNHSQRGQEVAKKQTEPGRHESRDREERNESQKLSASTDRRLRNGSHHDKDSDQKQVHNGDKDTGQGCGSRSHKYRKSQNIERHCRSDGAKTSSQERLSTAASSEQQNEGSKVQRRDEARTASLEHDKAQHYPSGGNCLPEYRRISKSHTYDRWSSSKDKKSSSPEQSKRSGEGSKERERDQHRDHQRRADRCRDEVERRRHRKSSQKENSREHRKHRAKQPERRREKKAKDVKRSAGEPDASMSVDENNSNKKLCFMETLNLTLSPIKKHVLPKDSSAQLPKVDGSVEEQSAEEHSQPDMDDLCVIDEVDSSELQAELEHVAERPTQDLTAPSNQTISDSSDVDDGMENAKNGNESAGETLSVLSSPPQRQSQDATGGEEPVPCKDLSSKSCSSPAADDSEHCEKLVSGGQLAGHGQLEVTESSQPSDTSPSIGEQQKSTEVQSTQPDHAADLLADGTEAAAAVNSDETAVPASVSIDAANNAAASPQPKDSDDPEHRLEKARTTGQRCVHAVSPAQPGLCLPSSTSVPQGNDHLGQLERSKDPDSVSSSICLDSFPQEGLSLSEAIYVMTQTDEDPADDGDVSSQPHSSVGYIGVSKVSSTTEEDMYLGKSSALTVTPQKTCSQDPHAEPSSSVSLPHDEDSMMHTLSNLRRIPEAISPLRSPIQTAKRSLLHVQSKLAHVKSLQKDFSTIAVENNLKKLDVNKENKYPGSPANREAQNMASDQTSSRIDMELEEGEILSESDEAASSSHVPATKKAKLTEPVKNKPSITSLRKPPEEGRVVSKEPHDSAALSTHSPRSRFKSVCPAVSKTSFSTIEEIMETFKLVRTEMRKKYMKLHKTFPKKSFYGVMDNFQKSFVEFVDGAQFGQMCSEPEELKSKLRMLIASVFTKVFNNGIVKRIFEQQAVNLKQKLWDFVDNQVDYLFLEIRTTLKRLCQPVRAPVKVKRSNGEETDFQQTPVKKPLSKQNESNSHNSSPNGTKSCAVVPYRTGLGSRGKDIRMSHTEEDSTSRVHPPERANKQDTVDFLSCSNLLPSPEKNTIPSLVSSQNGSLLDKTDFELLTEQQASSLTFNLVRDSQMGEIFKCLLQGSDLLESTGMPGDGTTWSVGTPRKDGERFFGFSTPSKFLSPSKSEASSRLISTWSSISPRKRSSPCAKDKIPLNPALFDESCLLEVPSGNAVLLQGCLAAEKSYSILAEDLAVSLTIPSPLKSDGSLSFLQPAGTGIQVVSTPDSVINAHISEDALLEGEDATEQDIHLALDNSSCSSKDSTASETPASGLVFKPDVPMQALVMEKSNDHFVVRIRQMSVAAEPTLIAQESLSQTLVKRDRLRKGAYASAQECQNNISHCTVLPSENKPCLPERPRVCQPDLKSDTQEQRGIPTNNSPKQRQAVSSQSEKTSPQTAPSDASLNTSSQSSHHVTVTDGGRTQPRVEKAFPSESHKPSVSSKRAASSSCVPSAPLSPASNKESRVAQADLYDSNVSESEKSLTIDTSSSSEKTLRGCGQLRKRKKRQGKLKTKRSKKEENGLQEASPSKSLSPAALSPSSLSAKNIVRKKGEVVMAWTRDEDRAILMYLKTKGASRETFSTLSEKLNKPSSQVAHRFYQLMKLFKKQEEMDT, from the exons AATACCAGGTTGACGACCGAAAACAATCGTCTTAAGAAGAACATCTCGGCACTTTTACGAACAGCAAGGCAAGAAGTTGTTCGGAAAGATGCTGAGATTCAAAGGTTGACCCAGCG GGCTGGAAGGTTTCCTCATTACCATCCGTCTAAGACAAAAAGTATACAGGATCCGAATTGGGTTGGTCGGACCTCCATCCGCTCCTCAATTAGAACACTTTCACCACAATCTCCTCCAAATTCACAGTCTAAGGAGGAGCTCCCTTTAGTAGATGCTCCTCAACCTACGACCAAAGCACCTTGTGATTTCAGCAGATCTACAACCCCCCCACTTCATAACCACTCTCAAAGAGGACAGGAAGTAGCTAAGAAACAGACTGAACCAGGCAGGCACGAGTccagagacagagaggagagaaatGAGAGTCAGAAACTGTCTGCTTCAACAGATCGGAGGCTTAGAAATGGTTCGCATCACGACAAGGACTCTGACCAAAAGCAGGTACACAATGGGGATAAAGACACTGGACAAGGGTGCGGCTCTCGGTCGCACAAATACAGGAAATCCCAAAACATAGAGAGACACTGCCGATCAGATGGAGCTAAAACTTCTTCACAAGAACGTCTGAGCACTGCAGCCTCCTCTGAACAGCAGAACGAAGGCAGTAAAGTCCAGAGAAGAGATGAAGCTAGAACAGCTTCTCTAGAGCACGATAAAGCTCAACATTACCCGTCAGGTGGAAACTGCCTCCCTGAGTACAGAAGAATCTCCAAAAGTCACACATATGATAGGTGGTCCAGTTCAAAGGACAAGAAAAGCTCTTCTCCAGAGCAGTCTAAGCGCTCCGGTGAGGGCAGTAAAGAACGAGAAAGAGATCAACACAGAGATCATCAAAGACGCGCAGATAGGTGTAGGGATGAAGTCGAGAGAAGGCGTCACAGGAAAAGCAGTCAGAAAGAGAACAGCAGAGAGCACAGGAAGCACAGAGCTAAACAGCCAGAAAGAAGACGGGAAAAGAAAGCTAAAGATGTCAAAAGGTCAGCTGGAGAGCCAGACGCAAGTATGTCTGTGGATGAAAATAATTCAAACAAGAAACTGTGCTTCATGGAAACATTGAATCTGACCCTCTCACCAATCAAAAAGCATGTTCTGCCCAAAGACAGCAGCGCCCAACTCCCAAAAGTAGACGGTTCTGTTGAAGAGCAATCAGCGGAGGAACACTCCCAGCCCGACATGGACGACCTGTGCGTCATCGATGAGGTAGACAGCAGTGAGCTACAAGCAGAACTAGAACATGTTGCTGAGCGACCCACACAGGACCTCACAGCCCCGAGTAACCAGACGATCAGTGACAGTTCTGATGTGGACGACGGGATGGAAAATGCCAAAAATGGGAATGAGTCTGCCGGCGAAACCCTTTCTGTCCTGAGTAGTCCCCCCCAACGCCAATCCCAGGATGCAACAGGGGGCGAAGAGCCGGTGCCCTGTAAAGACCTGTCTTCAAAGAGCTGTTCTTCACCAGCAGCGGATGACTCAGAGCATTGTGAGAAACTGGTCTCAGGCGGCCAGCTAGCTGGACATGGTCAACTGGAGGTCACAGAGAGCTCTCAGCCCAGCGACACGTCTCCATCCATCGGGGAGCAACAGAAAAGCACCGAAGTACAAAGCACCCAGCCTGACCATGCAGCTGATCTTCTTGCTGATGGgacagaagctgctgctgctgttaatTCAGATGAAACTGCTGTTCCAGCGAGTGTGTCGATAGATGCAGCCAACAACGCTGCAGCATCACCTCAGCCAAAGGACTCTGATGATCCTGAACACAGGCTGGAGAAAGCCAGAACGACAGGTCAACGGTGCGTTCACGCTGTTTCACCAGCTCAGCCAGGTCTCTGCCTCCCATCTTCAACCAGCGTACCTCAGGGGAACGATCATCTCGGTCAACTGGAACGCTCCAAAGACCCAGATTCAGTGTCCAGCTCCATCTGTCTGGATTCATTTCCACAGGAAGGGCTGAGTCTCTCGGAAGCCATTTATGTTATGACGCAGACAGACGAGGACCCCGCTGATGACGGGGACGTCAGCAGCCAGCCCCACTCTTCTGTTGGCTACATCGGAGTGTCCAAGGTGAGCAGCACAACAGAGGAGGACATGTACCTGGGGAAATCCAGTGCCCTCACCGTCACACCTCAGAAGACTTGCAGCCAGGACCCCCACGCTGAGCCGTCCAGCTCCGTGTCATTGCCTCACGATGAAGACTCCATGATGCACACACTAAGCAATCTAAGGAGGATCCCTGAAGCCATCAGCCCCCTGAGGAGCCCCATACAGACAGCTAAGAGAAGTCTCCTCCATGTGCAAAGCAAGCTCGCGCATGTGAAGAGTCTTCAGAAAG ATTTTTCTACCATTGCTGTTGAGAACAACTTGAAGAAGTTGGACGTTAACAAGGAGAACAAATATCCAGGTTCTCCTGCTAATCGAGAGGCACAGAACATGGCGTCTGACCAGACTTCAAGCCGTATTGACATGGAACTGGAAGAAGGGGAGATTTTAAGCGAGAGTGATGAGGCAGCTTCAAGTTCTCACGTTCCTGCTACCAAGAAGGCAAAGTTAACAGAACCGGTCAAGAATAAACCAAGCATCACATCTTTAAGAAAACCACCTGAAGAAGGCCGGGTTGTTTCCAAGGAGCCTCATGATTCAGCTGCCCTCTCCACACACAGTCCTAGAAGTCGTTTTAAGAGCGTTTGCCCAGCAGTTAGCAAAACATCGTTTTCAACTATAGAGGAAATCATGGAGACGTTCAAGCTGGTTCGCACAGAGATGCGAAAGAAATACATGAAGCTCCACAAAACATTCCCTAAGAAAAGCTTTTATGGTGTGATGGACAATTTTCAGAAGTCCTTTGTAGAGTTTGTGGATGGTGCTCAGTTTGGCCAAATGTGCAGTGAGCCTGAGGAGCTGAAGTCTAAGTTGAGGATGCTGATTGCATCTGTGTTTACCAAGGTGTTCAATAATGGCATTGTCAAACGCATTTTTGAACAGCAAGCGGTCAATCTAAAGCAAAAGCTGTGGGACTTTGTAGATAACCAAGTGGACTACTTGTTTTTGGAAATCCGCACAACACTGAAGAGGCTCTGCCAACCTGTGAGGGCTCCTGTTAAAGTCAAAAGGTCCAATGGAGAGGAAACCGACTTTCAGCAGACTCCTGTCAAAAAGCCACTGTCTAAACAGAACGAGTCCAATTCCCATAACTCCAGCCCTAATGGGACCAAGTCATGCGCTGTGGTCCCTTACAGAACCGGCCTTGGAAGCAGAGGTAAAGACATCCGGATGTCACACACAGAAGAAGACTCCACCTCTCGTGTTCATCCTCCAGAACGGGCAAATAAACAAGATACGGTCGATTTCCTTTCCTGCAGCAATCTCCTCCCATCTCCAGAGAAGAATACAATACCTTCTTTGGTGAGCTCTCAGAACGGCTCCTTGCTGGATAAAACTGACTTTGAGCTTCTCACAGAACAACAAGCTTCCAGTTTGACATTCAATTTAGTTAGAGATTCTCAGATGGGAGAAATATTCAAATGTCTTCTTCAAGGATCTGACTTATTGGAGAGCACGGGGATGCCTGGTGACGGCACCACGTGGTCAGTTGGTACTCCAAGGAAGGATGGAGAAAGATTTTTTGGCTTCTCCACACCATCGAAATTCCTGTCACCATCCAAGTCTGAAGCTTCGTCCAGACTCATTTCTACCTGGTCTAGCATTTCCCCCCGAAAGAGGTCATCCCCGTGTGCCAAAGATAAGATCCCCCTTAACCCAGCCCTGTTTGATGAAAGTTGCCTCTTAGAGGTTCCATCTGGAAACGCAGTGCTGCTGCAGGGCTGCCTTGCAGCAGAGAAATCATATTCTATTTTAGCCGAAGACCTGGCAGTCTCTCTAACAATACCGTCTCCTCTTAAATCTGACGGCAGCCTCAGTTTCCTACAGCCAGCAGGCACTGGGATACAAGTGGTGTCCACTCCAGACAGCGTCATCAATGCTCACATAAGTGAGGATGCCCTGCTGGAGGGGGAAGATGCCACAGAGCAGGACATTCACCTGGCTCTGGACAactccagctgcagctctaaaGACAGCACCGCCTCAGAAACACCTGCCAGTGGTTTAGTCTTCAAGCCTGATGTTCCCATGCAGGCGCTGGTGATGGAGAAGTCCAATGATCACTTTGTCGTAAGGATTCGTCAGATGAGTGTAGCTGCAGAACCCACGCTGATTGCCCAGGAGAGCTTAAGCCAGACGCTGGTAAAACGAGATCGGCTACGTAAAGGAGCATATGCATCTGCCCAGGAATGTCAAAACAATATCAGTCACTGCACGGTTCTACCTTCAGAGAACAAGCCCTGTCTTCCTGAAAGGCCAAGAGTCTGTCAGCCAGACCTTAAATCAGACACCCAGGAACAAAGAGGCATTCCTACAAACAATTCACCCAAGCAAAGACAAGCCGTTTCCTCTCAGTCTGAGAAAACCTCGCCTCAAACTGCTCCCTCAGATGCCAGTTTAAACACCAGTTCTCAAAGTTCCCACCATGTAACAGTCACAGATGGTGGAAGGACACAGCCCAGGGTAGAAAAAGCATTTCCATCTGAGTCACATAAGCCAAGTGTTTCCTCTAAAAGAGCTGCTTCCAGCAGCTGTGTTCCAAGCGCCCCTTTAAGCCCAGCCTCAAATAAAGAGAGCCGAGTGGCACAGGCAGATTTGTATGACTCGAATGTATCAGAGTCAGAAAAGAGTCTCACCATTGACACAAGCAGCTCATCTGAGAAAACCCTGCGGGGCTGCGGACAGCTCAGGAAACGCAAAAAACGGCAGGGGAAACTGAAAACCAAGAGGTCTAAAAAGGAGGAGAATGGCCTGCAGGAGGCGTCCCCGTCCAAGAGTCTTTCACCTGCAGCTCTGTCCCCCAGCAGTCTGTCTGCCAAGAACATCGTCAGAAAGAAGGGCGAGGTGGTGATGGCATGGACCAG AGATGAAGATCGAGCTATTCTGATGTACCTGAAGACCAAAGGAGCTTCACGGGAGACGTTCTCTACACTGTCGGAGAAACTAAACAAGCCATCAAGCCAG gTTGCTCACAGGTTTTACCAGCTCATGAAGCTTTTTAAGAAGCAAGAGGAAATGGATACTTGA